The genomic region GGTGGAGCCGATCTTCGAGCGGCGCGGCGGCGACCTGCGGCGCACGCGGGGGATGCCGCCGCGGGTCGAGCTCTACGAACGCGCCGGCATCGACGTGCACGCCCTGCTCGCCGAGCCGACGGGGTCGCCCGAGCAGGCCCGCGAGGTCTCCTGATGGGCGCGCTGGTCGGCCTCGGGGTGGGCGTCGGGCTGCTGCTGATCTGGTCGGCGTTCGCGCTGCCGCACCCCGAGCGCGCCCCCCGCAGCGAGGGCCGGGTGGCGCGGCTGCTCGCCCGGGCGGGGCTCCGCGAGGTGTCCGCGCCGGGGTTCGTGCTGCTCTGCGTGGCGGTGGGTCTGGTGGCCGCGCTCCTGGTCCAGCTCGTCTCCCGCACCGCCCCGGTCGCGCTGGTCTTCGGCGTCCTGGGCGGCTACCTGCCGGTCGCGGTGGTGACCAGCCGCGCCCGCCGGCGCCAGCGGGAGTTCGCCGAGGTCTGGCCCGAGGCCGTCGACAACCTCGCCTCCGCGGTCCGCGCCGGGATGTCGCTGCCCGACGGACTCGCCGCGCTCGGCACCCGCGGTCCCGAGCCGCTCCAGCCGGCGTTCCGGTCCTTCGCGCTGGACTACCAGGTCACCGGCCGCTTCAGCGACTGCCTCGACCGGCTCAAGGGCCGGCTCTCCGACCCGGTCGGCGACCGGGTCGTGGAGGGCCTGCGGATCGCGCGCGAGGTGGGTGGCGGCGAGCTCGGGCGGCTGCTGCGCAACCTGTCGGGCTACCTGCGCGAGGAGGCCCGCACCCGCTCCGAGCTGGAGTCGCGCCAGTCGTGGACCGTCAACGGCGCCCGGCTCGCGG from Nocardioides sp. dk884 harbors:
- a CDS encoding type II secretion system F family protein, producing the protein MGALVGLGVGVGLLLIWSAFALPHPERAPRSEGRVARLLARAGLREVSAPGFVLLCVAVGLVAALLVQLVSRTAPVALVFGVLGGYLPVAVVTSRARRRQREFAEVWPEAVDNLASAVRAGMSLPDGLAALGTRGPEPLQPAFRSFALDYQVTGRFSDCLDRLKGRLSDPVGDRVVEGLRIAREVGGGELGRLLRNLSGYLREEARTRSELESRQSWTVNGARLAVAAPWVVLLMLSLQGDAIRRYATPAGVVVLVVGASVCAVAYRVMMRVGRLPVERRILS